From the genome of Vicinamibacterales bacterium, one region includes:
- a CDS encoding CHRD domain-containing protein, which produces MTRASTVTLVACIWAVFGSTHILAQAGDTFSARLSVVPIDARAAQTTSGIGAVRAVLVENSLFMTGSFEGMSSAAIAAHVHQGHAGQRGSIAFQLTVSKGSTGVLGGSVHLTDEEVQALLEGSYYIQIHTEGNPGGELRGWILASE; this is translated from the coding sequence ATGACACGAGCCAGCACCGTCACGCTAGTAGCGTGCATATGGGCGGTATTTGGATCGACACACATCCTTGCCCAAGCCGGCGACACGTTTTCTGCGAGACTTTCAGTCGTGCCGATCGATGCTCGAGCAGCACAAACCACCTCAGGTATCGGCGCCGTTCGTGCCGTGCTGGTCGAGAACAGCCTGTTTATGACAGGCAGTTTCGAGGGAATGAGTTCTGCTGCCATTGCGGCGCACGTGCATCAGGGCCATGCAGGTCAACGGGGGTCGATCGCTTTTCAGTTGACCGTCAGTAAAGGTTCCACCGGGGTCCTAGGCGGCAGCGTGCACCTCACGGACGAAGAGGTCCAAGCTCTACTGGAAGGCTCCTATTACATCCAGATACATACAGAGGGAAATCCTGGCGGGGAACTGCGTGGATGGATACTGGCATCGGAGTAA
- the ilvN gene encoding acetolactate synthase small subunit, protein MRHTFAVYVEDLPGVLNRVASLFRRRAFNIESLTVGHTETAGVSRMTIVVDTDEHGARRLEANLYKLVNVLRVDDITLRPSVERDLAMIKVLATPESRTHIMQLVDVFRARVIDVAPDSVIIETTGTEDKIDGLVEVLKQYGVIEMVRTGCVAMARGPRLGGLGDVAERASGLGDETSTDDNNVSYSV, encoded by the coding sequence ATGCGCCATACGTTCGCCGTCTACGTCGAAGACCTCCCTGGAGTACTGAATCGGGTCGCTTCACTCTTCCGGCGCCGTGCGTTCAACATCGAGTCGCTTACGGTTGGCCATACCGAAACTGCTGGAGTGTCGCGGATGACAATTGTTGTCGACACGGACGAGCATGGTGCGCGACGCCTTGAGGCGAACCTCTATAAGTTGGTGAATGTGCTGCGAGTCGACGACATCACGCTGCGACCGTCGGTGGAGCGGGACTTGGCAATGATCAAAGTTTTGGCCACGCCTGAGTCGCGTACGCACATCATGCAGCTTGTGGACGTTTTTCGCGCTCGGGTGATAGATGTTGCGCCGGATTCGGTAATCATTGAGACGACGGGCACTGAGGACAAGATAGATGGCTTGGTCGAGGTGCTCAAGCAGTATGGCGTCATCGAGATGGTGCGTACTGGATGTGTGGCCATGGCGCGCGGGCCAAGGCTCGGAGGGTTAGGTGATGTAGCCGAGCGCGCGAGTGGGTTGGGAGACGAAACGTCAACCGACGACAATAACGTTTCGTATTCGGTGTAA
- a CDS encoding N-acetyltransferase yields the protein MVTIRAERDDDHRAVFELNQDVFATDAEARLVDALRREAIPTISMVAEVDDAIIGHIFFSPVTVGGRGGDLRMMGLAPMAVQEKFQRQGIGRQLVEKGLKTCQEAGTDLVFVLGHPDYYPKVGFQPVASLGLHYADPKLDVCFFVKELKAEALQGVVGTVAYHPVFDRAFEV from the coding sequence ATGGTGACCATTCGAGCGGAGCGAGACGATGACCACCGCGCGGTGTTTGAGTTAAATCAGGACGTGTTTGCTACCGACGCAGAAGCACGGTTGGTGGATGCGCTTCGTCGTGAAGCTATTCCGACGATTTCAATGGTTGCTGAGGTCGACGACGCGATTATTGGCCACATCTTCTTCTCGCCCGTGACAGTAGGAGGCAGGGGAGGAGACCTTCGGATGATGGGTTTGGCGCCGATGGCCGTGCAAGAAAAATTCCAACGGCAAGGAATCGGACGGCAGCTGGTGGAGAAGGGGCTCAAGACGTGTCAGGAAGCAGGCACGGACCTAGTGTTTGTCCTTGGCCACCCTGATTACTATCCGAAGGTTGGTTTCCAGCCTGTTGCCTCGCTAGGTTTGCACTACGCCGACCCGAAGCTTGATGTCTGCTTTTTTGTTAAGGAACTGAAAGCCGAAGCACTCCAGGGCGTGGTGGGCACTGTCGCTTACCATCCAGTGTTCGACCGCGCATTTGAGGTTTGA
- the ilvD gene encoding dihydroxy-acid dehydratase has translation MSNTAATRRSAALTEGPSRAPARAMFKAVGFDDAALQKPLIGVANTWIEIGPCNFHLRQLADQVKRGIREAGGTPMEFNTVSISDGITMGSEGMRASLVSREVIADSIELVVRGNQFDGVVVLVGCDKTIPGGVMALARLNIPGVILYGGSIAPGTWEGRDVTIQDVFEAVGAHGAGKITDTQLKTLEDQACPGAGACGGQFTANTMATVCEFLGISPMGSASVPATDTGKDAVAERAGQLVMGVLSRGDTARKILTKDAIENAIAAVAATGGSTNAVLHLLAIAHEAEVSLTLEDFDRISRQVPLLADLKPAGKFVATDLYRAGGITLVAKRLLNAGLLHRNALTVTGRTLGDEASDAQETPGQEVVKPFDSPLKPTGGLVILRGNLAPDGCVVKVAGYTTVHHCGPAKVFDSEEAAFDAVGRGGIVAGDVVVIRNEGPKGGPGMREMLAVTAAIVGAGLGDSVALLTDGRFSGATHGLMAGHVAPEAVDGGPIAAVRDGDTVVFDIEKRMLNVELSDDEIAKRVQAWQRLAPRYATGVMAKYARLVTSAATGAVT, from the coding sequence ATGAGTAATACGGCCGCCACTCGTCGAAGTGCTGCGCTGACCGAAGGGCCGAGTCGAGCACCAGCTCGAGCGATGTTCAAGGCCGTCGGGTTTGATGACGCTGCGCTACAGAAGCCGCTGATCGGCGTGGCCAACACCTGGATCGAGATTGGTCCGTGTAATTTCCATCTTCGGCAACTTGCTGACCAGGTCAAGCGTGGTATCCGTGAAGCGGGTGGCACTCCAATGGAGTTCAACACGGTGTCGATCTCCGATGGCATCACAATGGGCAGTGAAGGGATGCGCGCCTCACTGGTTAGTCGCGAGGTGATTGCTGATTCCATCGAGTTGGTTGTACGTGGAAATCAATTTGACGGGGTAGTCGTGCTGGTCGGTTGCGATAAGACAATTCCCGGCGGGGTGATGGCGTTGGCGAGGCTTAACATTCCTGGGGTGATTCTGTACGGTGGTTCGATTGCTCCAGGCACTTGGGAAGGACGCGACGTTACGATTCAGGACGTCTTTGAAGCGGTTGGTGCGCACGGGGCTGGCAAGATTACCGACACACAGTTAAAAACGCTGGAGGACCAGGCGTGTCCTGGGGCCGGTGCGTGCGGCGGACAATTCACGGCGAACACGATGGCGACGGTTTGCGAGTTCCTTGGTATTTCGCCGATGGGCTCAGCGAGTGTTCCAGCGACTGACACAGGCAAGGATGCGGTGGCGGAACGGGCGGGTCAACTTGTAATGGGAGTGCTTAGCCGAGGCGATACCGCACGGAAGATTCTGACGAAGGACGCAATTGAGAACGCTATCGCAGCAGTAGCGGCTACCGGTGGGTCGACGAACGCGGTATTGCACTTACTTGCCATCGCCCACGAGGCGGAGGTTTCGCTCACGCTAGAAGATTTTGACCGGATCAGTAGGCAGGTGCCTTTACTCGCTGACCTCAAGCCGGCCGGGAAGTTCGTGGCAACCGATCTCTATCGCGCCGGTGGTATCACTTTAGTGGCGAAGAGACTCCTCAATGCGGGTTTGTTGCACCGAAATGCGCTTACGGTGACTGGTAGAACGCTTGGGGATGAAGCGTCAGATGCTCAAGAAACGCCAGGGCAGGAAGTGGTAAAGCCATTTGATAGCCCACTCAAGCCTACTGGGGGGCTGGTCATATTGCGTGGGAATCTTGCTCCGGATGGCTGTGTCGTGAAAGTAGCTGGCTACACCACGGTTCACCACTGTGGTCCGGCCAAGGTTTTCGACAGTGAAGAGGCCGCCTTTGACGCGGTTGGGCGGGGTGGAATTGTGGCCGGTGACGTGGTGGTAATTCGAAATGAGGGACCAAAGGGTGGGCCCGGGATGCGCGAAATGCTTGCCGTGACGGCGGCCATTGTGGGTGCTGGGCTCGGCGACTCCGTTGCGCTACTCACCGACGGGCGATTTTCGGGTGCCACACATGGTCTGATGGCTGGCCATGTCGCACCCGAAGCTGTTGATGGTGGACCGATCGCAGCGGTTCGAGATGGTGACACTGTTGTGTTTGATATTGAAAAACGCATGCTCAACGTGGAGCTAAGCGACGATGAAATCGCGAAGCGGGTGCAGGCGTGGCAGCGACTGGCGCCACGCTACGCAACCGGTGTAATGGCAAAATATGCTCGACTGGTTACCTCGGCTGCGACGGGGGCGGTCACGTAA
- the ilvB gene encoding biosynthetic-type acetolactate synthase large subunit, whose translation MKRTGAQILWEALGREGVSTVFGYPGGAILPAYDALLEFPLKHVLVRHEQGATHMADGYARAGGGVGVAVATSGPGATNMVTGIATAMMDSSPIVCITGQVGSKLIGSDAFQETDITGVTLPITKHNYLISRAQDVARTVKEAFYVAKSGRPGPVLIDITKDAQQASCEVEWDDSEVKLSGYRPDLRATREIYQQAIDMINDAKRPIIFAGHGIMLSGAMDVVRSVAEHANIPVAMTLLGIGSLPAQHPLNLGMMGMHGEVWVNSAIQEADLILGFGMRFDDRVTGNLATYAPNAKKIHIDIDPAEFNKNVKVDVALAGDLRVVLEEMLPHISKGDRSAWLGTIDEMKGNVAVRDIQNLPDSGHLYAAHVINDLWRVTEGNAVVVTDVGQHQMWEAQYYKHEHPRSLITSGGLGTMGFALPAAVGAKFACPEKEVWAVVGDGGFQMTQAELSTIAQEQVKVNIAIINNGYLGMVRQWQEFFYERRYAATPLINPDFVKLAEAHGLSGIAVTERAGVVPGVEAAREQAGAVVLDFKVEQEDSVFPMVPAGADLDEMIRRPSPIVETAADA comes from the coding sequence ATGAAACGAACAGGTGCGCAAATTCTCTGGGAAGCTTTAGGTCGTGAGGGTGTTTCGACCGTTTTTGGATACCCGGGCGGCGCTATTCTGCCCGCTTATGACGCGCTGCTCGAGTTTCCGTTGAAGCACGTGCTCGTTCGTCACGAGCAGGGTGCGACACACATGGCCGACGGCTATGCGCGTGCGGGTGGTGGTGTCGGCGTGGCGGTTGCCACGTCTGGACCAGGGGCGACCAACATGGTGACCGGTATCGCAACGGCAATGATGGATTCGTCGCCAATTGTCTGTATCACAGGACAGGTCGGCAGTAAGTTGATCGGCTCTGACGCGTTCCAAGAAACTGATATCACGGGTGTGACGTTACCGATTACGAAACATAACTACTTGATTTCTAGGGCGCAGGACGTTGCTAGGACAGTTAAGGAAGCGTTTTACGTTGCAAAATCCGGCCGGCCTGGACCTGTATTGATCGATATTACAAAGGACGCCCAACAGGCGAGTTGTGAGGTTGAGTGGGACGACTCAGAGGTGAAGTTATCAGGCTATCGCCCTGATTTGCGTGCGACCCGAGAGATTTATCAGCAGGCGATTGACATGATCAATGATGCCAAGCGTCCCATTATCTTCGCTGGTCACGGCATCATGTTGTCGGGTGCGATGGATGTCGTGCGTAGTGTGGCCGAACATGCCAACATTCCGGTCGCAATGACGCTCTTGGGAATTGGCTCTCTACCGGCGCAGCATCCGTTGAACCTTGGCATGATGGGAATGCATGGCGAGGTGTGGGTGAACTCAGCAATTCAGGAAGCGGACCTAATACTGGGGTTTGGCATGCGGTTCGATGATCGGGTTACAGGCAACTTGGCAACTTATGCGCCGAACGCCAAGAAAATCCATATCGATATCGACCCAGCCGAATTTAATAAGAACGTCAAGGTTGACGTCGCCCTAGCTGGTGACCTACGCGTCGTGCTTGAGGAAATGCTACCGCATATTTCGAAAGGTGACCGATCGGCGTGGCTCGGGACGATCGATGAGATGAAGGGTAATGTAGCGGTACGGGATATCCAGAACTTACCCGATAGTGGGCACCTCTACGCTGCGCATGTCATTAATGATCTCTGGCGAGTGACTGAGGGGAACGCCGTTGTTGTGACCGACGTCGGTCAGCACCAAATGTGGGAGGCGCAGTACTACAAGCATGAACATCCGCGGTCACTGATTACTTCAGGCGGGCTTGGCACGATGGGCTTCGCGTTGCCCGCGGCGGTTGGTGCAAAGTTCGCATGTCCTGAGAAAGAGGTCTGGGCAGTCGTTGGCGATGGTGGCTTTCAGATGACCCAGGCTGAACTGTCGACGATCGCACAGGAACAGGTGAAGGTGAATATAGCGATCATTAATAACGGTTATCTCGGCATGGTGCGACAATGGCAAGAGTTCTTTTATGAGCGACGGTATGCAGCGACACCGCTGATTAATCCTGACTTCGTGAAGCTGGCCGAGGCCCACGGTCTGAGTGGCATTGCGGTGACAGAGCGTGCTGGCGTTGTGCCTGGAGTCGAGGCCGCCCGTGAGCAGGCTGGCGCTGTGGTGCTCGACTTCAAGGTCGAACAAGAAGATTCGGTGTTTCCTATGGTACCTGCTGGTGCTGATCTCGATGAAATGATCCGGCGACCGAGCCCGATCGTGGAGACTGCGGCGGACGCGTAG
- a CDS encoding SGNH/GDSL hydrolase family protein yields MRFSILARYPSSVGRRGFLERMALGVGLVATWPPELSEGSSGGGVQGQAYSPDAKVVVFQGDSVTDAGRNRDRVDPNHPTGLGSGYAGMATGELLGSGPGSPWHCYNRGVSGDKVFQLAARWQQDCLDLRPDVLSILIGVNDFWHTLSSGYDGTVGIYERDYRALLNRTRATLPDVTFIIGEPFAVTGGTALADAWYPAYADYQAAARRVADDYGAVWIPYQSIFDEALEKAPVDHWCPDGVHPAPAGNYLMAQAWLDAFRTVDSD; encoded by the coding sequence ATGCGTTTCAGCATTCTTGCACGTTACCCTTCAAGCGTCGGTCGCCGAGGCTTCCTAGAGCGAATGGCGCTTGGTGTCGGTCTAGTGGCGACCTGGCCGCCGGAATTGTCTGAGGGTTCTTCGGGTGGTGGCGTTCAAGGACAGGCTTATTCTCCTGATGCTAAGGTGGTGGTCTTTCAAGGTGATTCGGTCACCGACGCTGGCCGAAATCGTGACCGAGTCGACCCCAACCATCCTACGGGTCTCGGCAGTGGATATGCGGGCATGGCTACAGGTGAATTGCTTGGGAGTGGGCCCGGTAGCCCTTGGCATTGTTATAACCGTGGGGTGAGTGGCGACAAAGTTTTTCAGTTAGCGGCGCGGTGGCAACAGGATTGTCTAGACCTCAGGCCCGACGTTCTTAGTATCCTCATTGGCGTGAACGATTTCTGGCACACATTGAGCAGCGGGTACGACGGGACAGTGGGAATCTACGAACGGGACTACCGTGCGCTACTAAACCGGACACGGGCAACGCTGCCGGACGTTACCTTCATCATCGGTGAGCCGTTTGCCGTCACGGGCGGTACGGCGCTAGCCGATGCGTGGTATCCGGCCTATGCTGACTATCAAGCGGCCGCTAGGCGTGTCGCGGATGACTACGGGGCAGTCTGGATCCCGTATCAGTCAATCTTCGATGAGGCATTGGAGAAGGCCCCGGTGGATCATTGGTGTCCGGATGGTGTGCATCCGGCGCCTGCGGGAAACTATCTCATGGCCCAGGCCTGGCTTGACGCGTTCCGGACCGTGGATTCGGACTAG
- a CDS encoding M14 metallopeptidase family protein: MRRALSVWGCVLGLMAWTIPAIAQIPTPESVLGFSVGADLHLASYDDSIAYFERLDAATDQLTLVHVGETSFGRPFYLALISSSNNLANLERYRTIAHRLAHPQGLTNDEARALAREGKAIVHIDGGVHSTEVATAQHTMQLAYDLLTGTDDREIQTILDNVIFMLWPTLNPDGQNMVAAWYQSNVGTPYEIAPLTALYQKYVGHDNNRDAYMLNMIESRVIARTLQHWEPQIVYTQHQSSPFPTRIWLPPFAEPIGLRVHPLMSRTVNTIGMLMAQGLEERGQIGATHMGTGYDAWYPGYVDYLPMLQNRASFWTETALYRYATPHFYTVQDFPERRRTLRPESLYPSPWRGGWWRLRDAVEYMETASLSVLDFAAKYKDDLLYNRYQAGRDTIAKYESEPPFAYFVPRAQRDPMAPVELLRRLAFNGIRVYELRAAVTFEEMTYEPGTWVIPMNQEFAELVRQVLEVQTYPDLREFPDGPLDQPYDAAGWTLPKQMDVRVVEARSPLTDVVRSVMTLVEGPVVDWRDGETNKDAAPFDSVPGVGFDTNSVAAGLVPIAGGIPNDGPFALNAAHLNTYRAINQVWRSGGEVRLRQDDSGASFILSQLSRDARETMTDLRLSATATSPSGAPLSPPAIGLHRPWVPSMDEGWTRWVLERFEFDFTNIRNVDIRSDDLGTRYDVIILTDPGRTPIIDGFSDGVVPPRYAGGIGLEGVRAIDRFVRDGGTLVCLNSASDFAIEALHLPVKNVIAGLSRTEFFAGGSLLEVEIDTLHPVTAGMAPQSAVFFSRSPAFTTLDGFEGKILARYASTGSPLLSGYLLGEDHLHDHAAAVDVRHGNGHIVLLGFRPQWRGQPFSSFRILFNAILYQATAR; the protein is encoded by the coding sequence ATGAGACGAGCGCTGTCTGTGTGGGGTTGCGTGCTGGGACTGATGGCGTGGACAATCCCAGCGATTGCGCAGATTCCAACGCCAGAGTCCGTGCTTGGATTTAGCGTCGGCGCCGATTTACACCTAGCTTCGTATGATGACTCGATCGCCTACTTCGAACGGCTCGACGCAGCCACCGACCAGTTGACACTGGTCCACGTCGGCGAAACATCTTTCGGACGCCCCTTTTATCTGGCGCTCATTTCGTCCTCCAACAACCTCGCGAACCTCGAACGCTATCGGACGATCGCACATCGGCTAGCGCACCCGCAGGGCCTGACCAACGACGAGGCTCGAGCGCTTGCGCGCGAGGGCAAGGCGATCGTGCACATCGACGGCGGCGTTCACTCCACTGAAGTCGCCACGGCCCAACACACGATGCAGCTGGCCTATGACCTGCTCACGGGCACCGATGACCGGGAAATTCAGACGATTCTCGATAACGTGATCTTCATGCTCTGGCCCACCCTGAATCCTGACGGTCAGAACATGGTAGCCGCCTGGTATCAATCCAATGTCGGCACACCCTATGAAATCGCACCGTTAACCGCGCTCTATCAGAAGTACGTCGGCCACGATAACAACCGTGACGCCTACATGCTTAACATGATCGAGTCTCGCGTCATCGCTAGGACCCTGCAGCACTGGGAGCCGCAGATCGTGTACACACAGCACCAATCCTCGCCATTTCCCACGCGGATCTGGCTTCCACCGTTCGCCGAGCCGATCGGCTTGCGGGTGCACCCCCTGATGTCGCGCACGGTCAACACGATTGGCATGCTCATGGCGCAGGGACTGGAAGAACGCGGTCAGATTGGCGCCACCCACATGGGTACCGGCTACGATGCTTGGTATCCCGGGTATGTCGACTACCTGCCCATGCTGCAGAACCGCGCATCGTTCTGGACGGAAACGGCGCTCTACCGATACGCCACGCCTCACTTCTACACGGTCCAGGACTTTCCTGAACGGCGGCGCACGCTGCGCCCAGAATCGCTCTACCCCAGCCCGTGGCGCGGCGGCTGGTGGCGACTTCGCGACGCGGTCGAATATATGGAAACCGCGTCGCTGTCGGTGCTAGATTTTGCCGCCAAGTACAAGGACGACTTGCTCTACAACAGATATCAGGCCGGACGTGACACGATCGCGAAATATGAGTCCGAGCCGCCGTTCGCATACTTCGTGCCCCGCGCGCAGCGCGACCCGATGGCGCCAGTGGAACTGCTCCGCCGACTGGCCTTCAACGGCATTCGGGTCTACGAGCTTCGAGCCGCCGTCACGTTCGAAGAAATGACCTATGAACCCGGCACATGGGTCATTCCGATGAACCAGGAGTTCGCCGAGCTGGTGCGTCAAGTGCTTGAGGTTCAGACCTACCCAGACCTCCGCGAATTCCCTGATGGGCCACTCGACCAACCCTATGATGCTGCAGGCTGGACGCTGCCGAAGCAAATGGATGTTCGCGTGGTCGAGGCACGCTCTCCGCTCACGGATGTGGTGCGGTCAGTAATGACCCTCGTTGAAGGTCCTGTGGTCGATTGGCGTGACGGTGAAACAAACAAGGATGCCGCGCCGTTCGACAGCGTCCCCGGTGTAGGATTCGATACAAACTCCGTGGCCGCCGGCCTCGTTCCGATCGCCGGTGGCATCCCCAACGACGGCCCCTTTGCCCTTAACGCGGCTCACCTCAACACCTACCGCGCTATCAACCAAGTATGGCGATCGGGCGGAGAGGTTCGGTTGCGCCAGGATGATTCCGGGGCATCTTTCATTCTCTCTCAACTCAGCCGCGACGCGCGCGAAACTATGACCGACCTCCGTCTCAGCGCGACGGCCACGTCACCGTCAGGGGCTCCGCTCTCACCGCCAGCGATTGGTCTTCACCGTCCGTGGGTACCAAGTATGGATGAAGGCTGGACGCGCTGGGTGCTCGAGCGTTTCGAATTTGATTTCACGAATATACGGAATGTCGACATCCGATCGGACGACCTCGGCACGCGGTACGATGTCATCATCCTGACTGACCCTGGGCGCACTCCGATCATCGACGGATTTTCGGACGGTGTCGTACCCCCGCGCTACGCCGGTGGGATCGGCCTAGAGGGCGTCCGCGCGATTGACCGGTTCGTGCGTGATGGTGGCACGCTCGTTTGCCTGAACAGCGCAAGCGACTTCGCCATCGAGGCGCTGCATCTGCCCGTGAAGAACGTGATCGCTGGACTGTCACGGACGGAGTTCTTTGCCGGCGGTTCGCTCCTCGAGGTCGAAATCGACACCTTGCATCCGGTCACGGCCGGCATGGCCCCACAGAGTGCGGTGTTCTTTAGCCGAAGCCCCGCGTTCACCACACTGGACGGCTTCGAAGGCAAGATCCTCGCGCGGTATGCCTCGACCGGCTCGCCACTACTGTCAGGATACCTGCTCGGTGAAGATCACCTGCACGACCACGCTGCGGCCGTCGATGTGCGACACGGCAACGGACATATTGTGCTCCTTGGCTTTAGACCGCAGTGGCGCGGACAGCCCTTTAGCTCGTTCCGTATTCTGTTCAATGCGATCCTCTATCAAGCAACGGCACGGTAG
- a CDS encoding Ig-like domain-containing protein: MKNPLLTKGLWHKHHVTSTRPVANSGRILASNGIVLSTGKRFMGPHTRLIAVAVLCSACGGGSGASPTAPTPVSPQKTITSFSTSASRTTLAIGQQATLTATAVYSDGSFAQIPQIDITGVVWVSNDVSVAGIEPGQNPADGWNQVRAKAPGTTTITATYGEQTASVSITVTPTRTVVGWIGNLLQEGWIENAVVRIGNTAAVTSDANGRFAVAVEQTGIFPVVIQANGFHTSESEIEVQSSLTIARRNLLTTNTDYFDLAFFDHVFRDKGTRGTRRWVATPTVEVWTKEMKCLETDGGGKHCRKFEATDIAAPSEFETTIRSVVGSDIPSLTADVMSGISVATKDHAAGTILERDSCGQPNKIKVAYMTAGTTDFSGRYSYAASCSYSSGEMVGSEVHMAWTDDVGTYRHELAHTLGWSHPDGYDSIPRPSVMNLDAIITAWDTKHGRVLYRRAAGSTSPDKDPSGKTINDLQALPWTSSVRPKLHQDWPPLASGRGRFRGPLIAWIEN, from the coding sequence ATGAAAAACCCCCTCTTAACCAAGGGATTATGGCACAAGCACCATGTAACCTCGACGCGGCCTGTAGCTAATAGCGGTAGAATCCTAGCCTCAAACGGTATTGTGCTAAGTACCGGAAAACGTTTTATGGGTCCCCACACCCGTCTGATTGCGGTCGCGGTCCTCTGTTCCGCCTGTGGAGGAGGCAGTGGAGCCAGCCCCACCGCACCAACACCGGTTTCTCCACAGAAGACCATCACGAGTTTCTCTACGAGCGCGTCAAGAACCACCCTGGCCATCGGACAACAGGCGACTCTCACAGCCACCGCCGTCTACAGTGATGGCTCATTTGCGCAGATTCCACAAATTGACATAACAGGAGTTGTATGGGTCTCAAATGATGTGTCTGTGGCCGGGATAGAACCGGGTCAGAACCCTGCGGATGGTTGGAACCAAGTAAGGGCCAAAGCACCGGGCACCACCACGATCACCGCGACCTATGGGGAACAGACCGCGTCTGTTAGCATTACGGTCACTCCAACAAGGACCGTGGTCGGATGGATTGGAAATTTATTGCAGGAAGGGTGGATCGAAAACGCCGTAGTGCGTATCGGCAACACTGCTGCCGTGACGTCTGACGCCAACGGTCGATTTGCGGTCGCCGTCGAACAGACAGGCATTTTCCCGGTTGTTATCCAAGCGAACGGGTTTCATACAAGTGAAAGTGAAATCGAGGTTCAGTCCTCACTCACGATCGCACGACGCAATCTTCTCACTACCAACACAGACTATTTTGACTTAGCGTTCTTCGATCATGTCTTTCGTGACAAGGGAACCAGGGGTACCCGACGATGGGTTGCGACGCCTACAGTGGAGGTCTGGACTAAGGAAATGAAGTGTCTGGAAACCGATGGTGGTGGCAAGCACTGCAGGAAGTTTGAAGCAACTGACATCGCCGCGCCCTCAGAGTTTGAGACGACTATCCGGAGTGTGGTCGGCTCTGACATTCCATCACTAACAGCCGATGTAATGAGTGGCATCAGTGTTGCAACCAAAGACCACGCTGCAGGGACAATCCTTGAGCGGGATTCCTGTGGTCAACCCAACAAAATCAAAGTCGCTTACATGACGGCCGGAACCACAGATTTTAGCGGTCGTTATTCCTATGCCGCTTCTTGCAGCTACTCAAGCGGCGAGATGGTGGGCAGTGAGGTCCACATGGCGTGGACCGATGACGTTGGAACTTACCGGCATGAGTTGGCGCACACCCTCGGCTGGAGTCATCCGGACGGCTATGACAGTATTCCTAGGCCGTCGGTAATGAACCTTGACGCCATCATCACCGCATGGGACACGAAACACGGAAGAGTCCTCTATCGACGAGCGGCCGGCAGTACCTCACCGGACAAGGATCCCTCCGGTAAGACAATCAACGACCTGCAGGCATTACCTTGGACTTCAAGTGTGAGACCCAAGCTACACCAAGATTGGCCTCCGTTGGCGAGTGGGCGGGGGCGGTTCCGTGGCCCTTTAATTGCCTGGATAGAAAACTAG